One window of the Takifugu rubripes chromosome 13, fTakRub1.2, whole genome shotgun sequence genome contains the following:
- the fibinb gene encoding fin bud initiation factor encodes MALLHLLLCVGILSTCGAYYSGPLQPEMSNGTFHHYFVPDGDYEENDDPEKCQMLFKVNDERRCGLDEDQDAVIRDDFTIIRRQIEDSARVLEGIGKSISYDLDGEDSYGKYLRRETAQISEAFTNSEKSLLELEVKFKQSQESELKEEHRLSDDFLTMVVQTRDVLKETVDISLGLKDKHELLSLIIRSHGTRLSRLKNEYMKF; translated from the coding sequence ATGGCTTTGCTACACTTGCTGTTGTGCGTCGGGATTCTTTCGACGTGTGGAGCTTATTACAGCGGACCGCTGCAACCGGAGATGTCTAACGGCACTTTTCATCATTATTTCGTGCCGGATGGCGACTACGAAGAAAATGACGACCCGGAGAAATGTCAGATGCTTTTCAAAGTGAACGACGAGCGAAGGTGCGGTCTCGACGAGGATCAGGACGCCGTCATACGTGACGATTTCACTATCATCAGGAGGCAGATAGAGGACTCGGCCAGGGTGCTGGAGGGCATCGGGAAAAGCATCTCGTACGACCTGGACGGAGAGGACAGCTACGGGAAGTATCTGCGGAGGGAGACGGCTCAGATCAGCGAGGCGTTCACAAACTCGGAGAAgtcgctgctggagctggaggtgaaATTCAAACAGAGTCAGGAGAgcgagctgaaggaggagcacCGGCTCAGCGACGACTTTCTGACCATGGTCGTGCAGACGCGGGACGTCCTGAAGGAGACGGTGGACATCTCTCTGGGACTGAAGGACAAACATGAGCTGCTGTCTCTGATCATCCGCAGCCACGGCACAAGACTGAGCAGGCTGAAGAACGAGTACATGAAATTCTGA